ctccgagagagagaaagaaagagagaattagagagagcatatgtgggatggccagtcctcttctggctgtgccgggtggagattataacagaacatggccaagatgttcaaatgttcataaatgaccagcatggtcgaataataataaggcagaacagttgaaactggagcagcagcacggccaggtggactggggacagcaaggagtcatcatgtcaggtagtcctggggcatggtcctagggctcaggtcctctgagagagagaaagaaagagagaaggagagaattagagaacgcacacttagattcacacaggacaccgaataggacaggagaagtactccagatataacaaactgaccctagccccccccgacacataaactactgcagcataaatactggaggctgagacaagaggggtcaggagacactgtggccccatccgaggacacccccggacagggccatacaggaaggatataacccccgATATAACCCCCttgtccccgagctgacaaggtaaaaatctgttgttctgcccctgaacaaggcagttaacccactgttcttaggccgtcattgaaactaaaaatgtgttcttaactgacttgcctagttaaataaaggttaagaaaATACATCATAATGAGCAGCAGTAGGTCAGGTGTTTAGGTTTTCCTCTGGTTATTTTGACAAATCACGATTTGGCAGGTGTTGGCGTCCTCCTCGTTTCATCATCTCTCCTAAAACGTATTAACCCAGAACTGAATAGAGCGGCTGACCAATTACGTGAGAcattagttctgggttaaccaagaCTAACTCAGTGGTGAACGATGTGTTCAACTCCAATGAACGCTCAATCAAAGGTTCTGAACATAAGACAGAGGGGCATTACAAGGACCACTTCCATTTTGAAAAAGTGATTAGGGAAAAAAATGGTACATTTGTGGAAAGTAGTGAACGGTTGGTtacacacttcaggagaaaggaggTATTATAAGGATGCACCAGTCAGATATAGAATACAATAATCAAATGTTTCGTCTGATGATGTTCTATGTACAATACTTCCTGTGGTCTCCAGGACAGAGCTAGCCCGTCCCCCTCCACCCTGCCGGAGTCCCCTGGTCACAACTCTCCTGGTAACGCCTTACTGCTGGATCTGAAGAGGGTGTCTGTGTGGCTGGTCGACTGCAGGAAAACACCAGGgcagagtggaactgtgagagaagGACACGAGGAGGAGGGAGATTTGATTTCATCAAGTAAGAACAATGGGGTGTGTGGATGAAACTACAATCTGATTCTGCAACTTCTGTTAATTCATTGATAAACAATATAtactcagtttattaggtacaccaatcTAGTACCGGATCGGGTCAGCCTTTGCCTCCAAAACAGCCTGAATTATCCGGAGcctggattctacaaggtgtcttAAAAACGTACCACGGGGATGTTGGTTCATGCTGACGCAATGGCAACACGCAGTTGCTGCAGACTGCTGCTAATTCATCCTGTCAACAgcccgttccatctcatcccaaagataCTCTATTGGGTTTGGTCAGCAACAATGTTCAGATACACTGtgccgttatttgtctgtttgtggcccgcctgtcagcttgcacgattcttgccattctcctgcGACCTCTTTTGTCAATGAGCTGTTTTCACCAacaggactgctgctgactggatgtttgCTTTTTTGAGGCACCATTCTTGGTAAACGCTGGACACTGTCGTGTGTGAAAAGTCCAGGAGAGTGTCTGTTTCTGAGATTCTGGATCCGGCCCGCCTGGCACCGGCGATCATACCTCGctcagtcgcttaggtcacttgttttaCCCATTCTGATGTTCAATCAAACAGGAACTTaatgtctctgcctgtctgtctgctttatatagcaagccatagccacgtgactcactgtctgtaggagtgacCTATTTTCATGAACTGGggagtgtacctaataaactgtccactgAGTGTATAATGATATATTGTTGATGTTTGTTTATGGACCCATATTTCCAAAACTTagttattcaatgtctgtttcaCAGGGGACTCTCCTAACCGTCGCTCTCTCAGCGGGAGGGACTTATCATCTGGGGAGCTTCAACAACAACATgttgctgacgaggcagagaagagtgtCTCCCAATCAGAACACCTCAAACACCAGCACAGACGTACAGGGAAGAAATCTCACCacagctgctctgactgtgggaagagtttcactaCACGGAGGTCCTTCATAATTCACCTGCGTATTCAcaccggagagaagccttatCGCTGTtgtcagtgtgggaagagctttgctcgGTCTGGACAGCTGACTACACACCGggtaacacacactggagagaagccttatagctgtggtcagtgtggaaagagcttcAATCAGCCAGGCAACCTGACAgcacaccaggtaacacacacgggagagaagccttacagctgtgatcagtgtgggaagagcttcaatcacTCAGGCAACCTGACAgcacaccaggtaacacacactggagagaagccttatagctgtgatcagtgtgggaagagctttgctcgGTCTGGACAGCTGACTACACACCGggtaacacacactggagagaagccttatagctgtggtcagtgtggaaagagcttcAATCAGTCAGGCAACCTGACAgcacaccaggtaacacacacgggagagaagccttacagctgtgatcagtgtgggaagagcttcaatcacTCAGGCAACCTGACAgcacaccaggtaacacacacgggagagaagccttacagctgtgatcaatgtgggaagaggttTGCTCAAGCTTCCAACCTAACTagacaccaggtaacacacacagaagagaagccttacagctgtgatcaatgtgggaagaggttTGCTCAAGCTTCCAACCTAACTagacaccaggtaacacacaccgaagaaaagccttacagctgtgatcaatgtgggaagaggttTGCTACATATTACACCTTCAAATATCATCTGAGAattcatacaggggagaagccttacccctGTCTTGATTGTGGGAAACACTTTGCTAGTGCAGGATCCCTAACCATACACCAGAgtgtacacacaggagagaagccttatagctgtgatcagtgtgggaagagctttgctgtaGCTTCCACCTTGAATAAACACCAGCGcattcacactggagagaagccataTAGCTGTAATCtgtgtggaaagagctttgctgTGGTTTCCACCTTGAATAAACATCAGCgcatacacactggagagaagccatatagctgtgatcagtgtgggaagagctttgctcaATCAGATAAACTAACtatacaccagcgaacacacacaggagagaagccttatagctgtgatcagtgtggaaagagctttgctcGAGCTTCCATCCTGACTaaacaccagcgaacacacactggagagaagccttatagctgtgatcagtgtggaaagagctttgctgAGTCAGGGACCCTGAAttcacaccagcgaacacacactagAGAGAAACCCTATGTCTGTCtatgtggaaagagtttttctCTTTTAGGGCAAATAAAAAAACACCAGAAATCAAAAACGTGCCATATTTCATCTCCATCCTATACCCGACAGTGGTTATAGATCCCTAAATTAAAGGCTCTATAGAAAACATATCCATCTCCCATTCTTAAACAGTTGACTTAGTCTGATCACCATGGTAACCTCTGTGGAGCATAATATGCagctctgatctaggatcaggtctcccctgTGTCTTTGTAATATCACACATTGGGATCTAAATGGATAAATGTTATCATAGAAAATGtcatattgtgtgtgtggggggggggggggggggatattgaTAATTGTATCGTCGTTCATATACTCATGATACTATTATTACATCTCATTATGTAGAATGTTTCAACAATAGGTGTATATTCATGTATTCAATTAATCAATAAATCCAATCCAATATCTTATAAACAAGAGTTCACTTTAATGTTATAGTTTTCTTGTGTGAGCAAGATGGTGCCAACAGAAAGGGTCGCCTCTCTTCTAGtccagccgggaagaactattggatatcagagttacgtcaacttaccaacaattcgaccaggaatacaactttcccgatgtggatcctttgttcgcaccACCACCCAGGGCATTCgatctgattccagaggccgacccaaaacaacgtcaCCGCAGAAGTGGTAGACGGAGCGGCCTTCTGGTCAGAATTCGGTGGTGTGCACACCACCCAcagcttccgagtatattactcactaaagtccagtctctagacaacaaggtagacgaaattagggcaagggttgctttccagagagacatcagggactgtaacatactcggtttcacggaaacatggctctctcgggatatgttgtcggagtcCGTACAGCCACCGGGATTCTTTATGCGTCACGCTaacagaaataaacatctctgGGAAGATGAAGGGCAGGTTGgttgtttcatgattaacgactcatggtgtaatcgtaacaacatacaagaactcaagtccgtttgttcacctgacctagaattcctcacaatcaaatgccaaccgtattatctcccaagataatTCTTGTCTGTTATTGTCACCTccatgtatatcccccctcaagccgataccacgacgaccctcaaggaacttcactggattctttgcaaactggaaacgatatatcctaaggctgcatttattgtagctgtgtatttcaattaacaaagcaaatttgagaacacggctacctaaattctatcagcatattgattgtagcaCTCGTGAGGGCAatacactggatcactgctactctaacttccgcgatgcatacaaggccctcccctgccctccgttcggcaaatctgaccacgactccattttgctcctgcCTTCCtaaaggcagaaactcaaacaggatgtatctCCTGAcgaggactattcaacgctggtctgaccaagcGTAACTCATGCTTCAACATTGTTTTGATcgcgtggactgggacatgtacCAGGTAGCCTCAGAAAATAATATTGatttatacgctgattcggtgagtgagtttataaggttcgcgcccaggctctgtcgtaaccggccgcgaccgggaggtccgtggggcgacgcacaattggcctagcgtcgtccgggttagggagggctttgatcggtagggatgtccttgtctcatcgcgcaccagcaactcctgtgggcCGGGCgaagtgcgcgctaaccaaggttgccaggtgaacGGTGTATCCtccggtgcggctggcttccgggttggaggcgcgctgtgttaagaagcagtgcggctggttgggttgtgtatcggaggacgcatgactttcaaccttcgtctctcccgagcccgtacgggagttgtagcgaaattggggagaaaaaaggggtaaaataaaaaaaataaaaataaaaaaaacataataataccgccccaataggtccacagacgatacaGACGATACTATCACACCGCTCTgtcccatctgaacaagaggaatactAATAAGAATGAacacattgactacagctcagcattcaaccctCATcatcaaccccaccctgtgcaattgggtcctggacttcctgacgggccgcccccaggtggtgaaggtaggaaacaacatctccacttcactaaTCCGCAACACACTCAATCCTCTGTAGTCCTGCAATGTGTCTGTAAGGGCACCTACTAGATCCACAGCCCTTGCTAGGTCAAGAGAGCTTGATTGGAGCATGTCAGAAAGACATTTGGCATCACCAAGCACTTTACAAAAGGTAACCAAAAGCCCTATAAAATGTGAATATATCTGAGAATGAAGGCCCCTATTTTCAAGTGTGATATCCTGTAATTTATTAAATTTAATCAATTATACATTGGATCAAGGCAATGCAAATGCAAAGGCTATGTAATAGGCTATGTAATAACTTTTAGATTTATAATGTAATAAAactggtacagttgaagtcgtaagtttacatacaggttggagtcattaattaaaacttcttagggttttttttcaatttttgccaaAATGACATACTGCCTGTAGCagtaatatgcatattcttggtaccatttgaaaggaaacactttgaactttgtggaaatgtgaattgaatgtatgAGAATATATCACAATAGATCTGATAGAAGAAAATGCTAAGAAAAAAACAACCTGttttttttctaccaccatctttgaaatgcaagagaaaggtcccagttttagccatcactctggttgtaattccgatggtgtccacaagatggaAGCAGTGTGTGCGCACATTTTCAGACGGATAACTTGACGTTTGAGCGttctacatgacatttagtgtgaagtcacccaggtacatttgtgcaaatcTTGAAGGAAACGTTTGCATTCATAATACATAATTTTGCAAGAATATCGTCAAGTCTCTATACTTAAACTTTGATTTAGCTGTTCCattattagtagccatattattaATTCAACattttgcaaaacaaccagttttcataactctgaatattcttATAGTTTtagtccaaaaggaaaaggcatgctgtcaCAAAAGGTTAGCACCTACATtttgtgacagacagacacagggtttccggatactcccgtaatctagctagctttgtttgaccccttttggtgcttatttgacaaagatacaattgtaaatgctggtgttcctagctccaacagtgcagtaatatctaacaatacacccGTCTAAAAGTAAAATCATGGAATTAttgacatgtacacacacacctgtacaatcactctctcacacacacacacacacacacacacacctgtacaatcactctctctctcacacacacacacctgtacaatcactctctctctcacacacacctgtacaatcactctctctctcacacacacacacacacctgtacaatcactctctcacacacacacacacacctgtacaatcactctctcacacacacacacacacctgtacaatcactctctcacacacacacacacacacacacacacacacacttgggtaATACAAGTTATTTTGCTGGTAGGGGAATAACCTGCGTGtgaatgtaataatgtgtgttatctgtgatggttttgtttgtcttgtttaGTTTATTAATCATTGTACCTAAACTGTATGTATAGACATGTATACgtagggcccagctgtaaaagaggtCTGTCcgtgttccttgttgaaataaagttataataataataatacacattgattaaaaaaattaacATAATTTATTTGTAGACCTTGTTGTCAATGAGCCAGGGGGCTTGTTCAGGCTCACTTGGGGTGACAATGTATATGTTCCTAAAGTGTAAAATGTGTTCTATCATTGCAGCAATGGTACCTTTCTGTGTGTTTATCACTATTtctattcatccctccatccctttcagTTTTCCCATAGGGTAAAACCCCTATGACAACGTCAGCATACAGTACATCAGGTTATTACTCATGTTTACCCTTTAATCATATATCATTGGAAATATTAGATTCATAGCTGTCCATCAGACACATCTTCAGAATGTTCAGATTGACAGAAAGTTGATATTTGACCTCTAGGAAATATATCAGAATTACCTGTCATTGCTTTAAAAAgaaaattatacatttttaaCTTTGTTTGACATGTGGTTCTGAAACATCGTAAAAATGACCTTTTAAAAAATGCCTTGCCTCAGGCGGGGAGAACCCTCGACTGGACCCCCACACCATAATGGGCTACCACCTCCACCCCGACCACCACTCCTCAGAGAGGTCACTACATGTCTTAGAGGACTCTGATGTCAACGTCAGAAGACTGTAGGagtgaaaaatattttcagatagAAACATAAAATAGACAAACATACTTTGATAATGTAATGTGTTGTCGGTTGGATGACACAGGACCAAAATACACATTAGGAAAAGGTGAAGATCATTGCCTTGCATCAGCATTTGAGAATAAATATAGCTGACTATACTGATcaagtcaccttgtctgagagagaGTTACATGGAAATCAAAATGTCTCCCCAGGGTAAGCCTATGggaaatcccctatgggaaaaatgaatggtggaaaacagttggaaccatttccctgttcgagcactaggttttatgggtattatgacgaGTACACTGTGGGGCTCTAAGGAGAAAAATAGCAATAGGTACTAATTTTGCCATGGTTCAttggacaaagcctatggggaaaATGTAATGGCGTTTATGTAGGGTGTTTGGATAAATGCCGAAAATATGGACCGTTGtaaacacaggtttaggagatcttATTAGATTTTGTTCTACAATATTTATCAGCTGACGTCACTTCTTGTTAATTTTGAAGAATTTGTAACAAAAAAAGCACAGAAGGCTTCATAAAATATAAAGTTCATATTAACTGACtgctattatctcatagaacaaaacgtataagacCTCAAGCCTGTGCTAATCTTATTTTCAGTATTTATTCCAAAACCAAACATTTTCCCCATTGGGATGGATGAACGAGCCAAATGTATCTCATTTCCGAGTTTCAagactacaagctggcgagctcgTATAGCTCGACATTGaaatgattggttgacggtaagTGGGGGCGGTacttcctgtataaacacaactCCCTTCCTTGACTACTTCCTTCCAGCAGTGTGTATCAGGGAGATttctagatgtgagaagtgtgcaggaggaccTGAGagaaaggaatgtgtagtattgaTGTAAAACGTTGTGTGTATAAACGGTAGGGGTACACATGGTGCTGGAGATCAGATGTGtccagtgagagaaagacaggttgAGGTTACCAGGATCACAGTAGTGCAGAAGGTgttgtatgctgaggcagtgaagagagtagtagaggaagatgggtccagggtgagggatcctgagaggatcccTGTAATTAGGCCGAGGTCAATAGAGAGTGACAGGAATAACATGCTTCAGTAAGTTTTGGCCAAGTTCATGGCCATGGTTGTCAACCGTACCGCAGGAATAGAATGTAAATCACATtggatagatgttgtggtggcagctgttGAGAAGTACTTGGGTGTATAATATTTTACTGCATATTTACAAGGTGTTTTGAAGGATAATATCCTGTCCTCCCAGGATGCTGGCCTGGTGTTGAATTAGAGGGCCAAAGTAGTGGAATAAtgatgaggttttaatgggtgtagggttagttggtttttcacaaagtgtaatgaattcatACTACAGAATAGTAGGCTGATACACAGCCAACACACTAGGTGGGGAAGTGCACCAATAGTCATTGTTTTGCTGACCGCCATAAcactaaagaagaagaagaccactTCCTTCTCAACATCTCTGGATCTGGTCTGTAAAGCGGAAGAATTATAAATCAATCCATTTTTTTTGGTCACATacttgtgtttagcagatgttatagcgggtgtagcgaaatgcttgtaacaCACTGACTACTTCGGAGGTTGCATTGCTGTAAATGCTGCATGCTTCGCAGCACGTATAGCTTGTAATTTGGTATTTTTTAGGCCACACCTCAGACAATTAAAACTATCTGGAATCTCGGAAGAGGACGTTGTTCCAACAGACTCTGGGGTAGAGGTAGACGACAACAGGATTTTTGGTGAATAGGGTGTTGGACGTTTTATTGACTTTAATAGATTACAATCATATCCAGGATCTTTCTGAAGTAAGATTAGGCTACATCAGACATATATTTGTCACAACGTAAATCGAGTGTTGATATTTATATTAACGTTTGTTCTGGTCTAGCTTTATCTGAACGCGGTAACAAAGAAAGTAACTAGTGTAGGCTAGCTACAGATTTACTGTCACGTTTTTTATTTGAAGAAACGCAGAAGAAAGAACGGCTTCAACGATGGATCGGGTAAGTTATGTCGACTTATTAACAGTTTTCCTACTGTGGTGTATAACATGTCTAGTTTAATCATATTTGATCTTCCATATCCATTCGTTCCATTTGAACAAAAtaaatgtaacggatgtgaaacggctagcttagttagcggtgtgtgcgctaaatagcgtttcaatcggtgacgtcacttgctctgagacattgaagtagtagttccccttgctctgctagggccgcggcttttgtgggtaacgatgcttcgtgggtgtgcagagagtccctggttcgcgcccgggtatgggcgaggggacggtctaaagttatactgtttcataaacaaTGGTGGTAATAAACACGTGGGATATTTTGTCCTTCAGCAAAGTAGCCTACTAGCCTAAAACACACagattgatacaaggcaatgcgCAACGAGCAGGTAAAGTCAGAACCATGGAGAAATAATGAGGGCAAAGTTACAACTTGCAGTAGTGGTGTGTAGGTAAAAATCACCAGGGAAGAAAGCCAGAAAAATAGctattttacatgttgtgatcaTTGCGTtgttataacctgttagttcatatgccttgactcAGCTGAGACAagaagacagtggcagaatacattCAACCAGACCTTTGTTACATCATAAAActagagagcaacatctgtcctgtTAAGTTCACAAGAAATGTTGCAtgtaacagttacatgaccttCAGAATGGTCGAGCAAGTGAATGTTTTCTGaatactaaacaactattgatttagagttaccgcaagtcgaaAAGGAAACAGGTGCTTCCTCCACTATATCAATCTGGACACCACTGAAGTACATGAAATCAATTCCCAACACGACAGGAAAAGCAAGGTTCTTGGTTTGTAGGATAACCGAAGGAATCACATAGGAGCTGTTACACAGGCGGAACTCTACCTCACTCCATCCAAGTGGTCGTCTAGCCTCACCATCAGCCAGATAGAGTGGACCTTCTGTCCACGGCTTCAAGTTGTATTGTGGGTCTTTAACCTCCTTCCACAGTTTCTCATTGAGCAGTGTGTAGGATGACCCGGTATCCAAGATGGCTCTTCCTGTCCATGGGCCTATGGACAGGGGTAACACCAGTTGGTGCGGTATTAACTGAAAGGAAGGGGATGTCGATGGGGGGGCGTAGGCAGTGACTCTTGGGGTTTCAGCTCTGGTTAAAGCACCCAGAGTAGGATGGTGATTCCTGTGAAAATAGTTAGGTGTGTTGGCCTGTTGTGATTTGTGGTTTCTGGAAGGGTTTACTTGATACGGTCTTGGACATGTAGCTGAAGAATGTCCCTTTTGGCTACATCTCCAACAGAACATGAGAGGGGTCTTGGCTGGAGACTCTAGCTGTTGTTGATAGTCTGTCTTGGGTAACTGTTAGggtgtctgtttctttctctggTCATATTGCTGTTGGCATTCTCTGTCCTTCTCAAACTGCTGTCCCAAGCGAACCAGTCCATCGACAGTGGTGACTCGTTCTCGGAGTTGACTGGCTAGTAGTGGGTTGATGTTCTTCAAGATCAATTTaattacctcttcctcctcaatgCCAGGTTTCCACCTTCTGCACAGGGAGTGGTAACCGTATGCAAAGTCACAGATACTCTGGTCTTGGCTGTTCAGAGGTGCCAGCTTGGCCCTCAGTGGTCTGAACTGAAGTGGACACCAGAGAAACTCTGTGTAAGGAGTTGTGCCTAATGGAGGCCATGTCCACAGACACGTCATCCAACATTTTAACACAATTAGAGAGTTCTGTCTGCAAGTGGTCTACAGTGTTAACCATGGGAGAAAAAAACAGAATTAACGTCCTTGAGGACCTCAGTGTGATGATGTTGCAGGCGCCATTGGAGAGTGGCAGTGAGTTGGTTTCGTTGGTAGTCAAACTGCCTGTCCATGGCACCAGTCATTTCCCGTCTTCCACTCTCACTGAGCTCTGTCAGCATGTGGGTTCGAGTGCTCAGTGAGTTTCTGAATTCCATGGCACTCTGTTGTTGCTCTTCCCTCAGACATTGGAAATTATGGTGGATAagagtttggagatgttgttGAGTCCGACGAATATCAAGGATGTCACCTTGAAGTTGTAAGACTACAACCTC
This sequence is a window from Oncorhynchus mykiss isolate Arlee chromosome 13, USDA_OmykA_1.1, whole genome shotgun sequence. Protein-coding genes within it:
- the LOC118936398 gene encoding zinc finger protein 2 homolog isoform X3 — encoded protein: MDRDRASPSPSTLPESPGHNSPGNALLLDLKRVSVWLVDCRKTPGQSGTVREGHEEEGDLISSRDSPNRRSLSGRDLSSGELQQQHVADEAEKSVSQSEHLKHQHRRTGKKSHHSCSDCGKSFTTRRSFIIHLRIHTGEKPYRCCQCGKSFARSGQLTTHRVTHTGEKPYSCGQCGKSFNQPGNLTAHQVTHTGEKPYSCDQCGKSFNHSGNLTAHQVTHTGEKPYSCDQCGKSFARSGQLTTHRVTHTGEKPYSCGQCGKSFNQSGNLTAHQVTHTGEKPYSCDQCGKSFNHSGNLTAHQVTHTGEKPYSCDQCGKRFAQASNLTRHQVTHTEEKPYSCDQCGKRFATYYTFKYHLRIHTGEKPYPCLDCGKHFASAGSLTIHQSVHTGEKPYSCDQCGKSFAVASTLNKHQRIHTGEKPYSCNLCGKSFAVVSTLNKHQRIHTGEKPYSCDQCGKSFAQSDKLTIHQRTHTGEKPYSCDQCGKSFARASILTKHQRTHTGEKPYSCDQCGKSFAESGTLNSHQRTHTREKPYVCLCGKSFSLLGQIKKHQKSKTCHISSPSYTRQWL
- the LOC118936398 gene encoding zinc finger protein 2 homolog isoform X1 — translated: MDRDRASPSPSTLPESPGHNSPGNALLLDLKRVSVWLVDCRKTPGQSGTVREGHEEEGDLISSRDSPNRRSLSGRDLSSGELQQQHVADEAEKSVSQSEHLKHQHRRTGKKSHHSCSDCGKSFTTRRSFIIHLRIHTGEKPYRCCQCGKSFARSGQLTTHRVTHTGEKPYSCGQCGKSFNQPGNLTAHQVTHTGEKPYSCDQCGKSFNHSGNLTAHQVTHTGEKPYSCDQCGKSFARSGQLTTHRVTHTGEKPYSCGQCGKSFNQSGNLTAHQVTHTGEKPYSCDQCGKSFNHSGNLTAHQVTHTGEKPYSCDQCGKRFAQASNLTRHQVTHTEEKPYSCDQCGKRFAQASNLTRHQVTHTEEKPYSCDQCGKRFATYYTFKYHLRIHTGEKPYPCLDCGKHFASAGSLTIHQSVHTGEKPYSCDQCGKSFAVASTLNKHQRIHTGEKPYSCNLCGKSFAVVSTLNKHQRIHTGEKPYSCDQCGKSFAQSDKLTIHQRTHTGEKPYSCDQCGKSFARASILTKHQRTHTGEKPYSCDQCGKSFAESGTLNSHQRTHTREKPYVCLCGKSFSLLGQIKKHQKSKTCHISSPSYTRQWL
- the LOC118936398 gene encoding zinc finger protein 2 homolog isoform X2; amino-acid sequence: MVDRASPSPSTLPESPGHNSPGNALLLDLKRVSVWLVDCRKTPGQSGTVREGHEEEGDLISSRDSPNRRSLSGRDLSSGELQQQHVADEAEKSVSQSEHLKHQHRRTGKKSHHSCSDCGKSFTTRRSFIIHLRIHTGEKPYRCCQCGKSFARSGQLTTHRVTHTGEKPYSCGQCGKSFNQPGNLTAHQVTHTGEKPYSCDQCGKSFNHSGNLTAHQVTHTGEKPYSCDQCGKSFARSGQLTTHRVTHTGEKPYSCGQCGKSFNQSGNLTAHQVTHTGEKPYSCDQCGKSFNHSGNLTAHQVTHTGEKPYSCDQCGKRFAQASNLTRHQVTHTEEKPYSCDQCGKRFAQASNLTRHQVTHTEEKPYSCDQCGKRFATYYTFKYHLRIHTGEKPYPCLDCGKHFASAGSLTIHQSVHTGEKPYSCDQCGKSFAVASTLNKHQRIHTGEKPYSCNLCGKSFAVVSTLNKHQRIHTGEKPYSCDQCGKSFAQSDKLTIHQRTHTGEKPYSCDQCGKSFARASILTKHQRTHTGEKPYSCDQCGKSFAESGTLNSHQRTHTREKPYVCLCGKSFSLLGQIKKHQKSKTCHISSPSYTRQWL